The proteins below come from a single Rhinoraja longicauda isolate Sanriku21f chromosome 5, sRhiLon1.1, whole genome shotgun sequence genomic window:
- the lyrm2 gene encoding LYR motif-containing protein 2 yields the protein MAAGRIPATALSLREFMHRKNILSLYRKILKTINQIPNDGDKQYLKNWARQEFKQNKNATNQDTIRMMLTHGNLQLRELEKMLQFAK from the exons ATGGCGGCGGGTCGGATCCCGGCGACGGCGCTCAGCCTGAGAGAG TTTATGCATCGCAAAAACATCCTGAGTTTGTACAGGAAGATTTTAAAGACCATTAATCAGATTCCAAATGATGGAGACAAGCAGTACCTTAAAAATTGGGCTAGACAAGAATTCAAACAGAACAAAAATGCTACAAATCAA GATACGATACGAATGATGCTTACCCATGGAAACCTGCAGCTGCGGGAGCTAGAGAAAATGCTTCAATTCGCAAAATGA